Proteins from a genomic interval of Rosa chinensis cultivar Old Blush chromosome 2, RchiOBHm-V2, whole genome shotgun sequence:
- the LOC112190600 gene encoding probable N-acetyltransferase HLS1, with amino-acid sequence MVLKVAAEDPPVATVDEVMVVREYNEESDKVAVEEMERRCEMAGQRGRPSLVTDLLGDPKCRIRHFPTHIMLVAPYGEQKEIVGVIRGCVKKVTRGNSVFVKLAYILGLRVSPMHRRLGIGTKLVKHLEEWCKQKGAEYAYMATDCTNEASINLFTLKCSYQKFRTPTVLGQPVHAHYKPIPSSIAIVRLPVCLAESIYRQIYAHSEFFPEDMDVILSSALNLGTFMALPKKYLAKWDPQKSTFPPGAFAILSVWNTKEVFKLQVKGMSKLARACCVGSRLVDAWLPWLRLPSFPNVFKQFGVYFMYGLHAEGKHGLRLMKDLCNFVHNVGRDDHGCAAVVAEVSQRDPVREAIPHWRKFSWAEDMWCVKKLTEAKQGLPSPSDWINSRPSSPMIFVDPRDF; translated from the exons ATGGTGCTAAAGGTAGCTGCAGAGGATCCACCAGTAGCTACAGTTGATGAGGTGATGGTGGTGAGAGAATACAATGAAGAAAGTGATAAGGTGGCGGTGGAGGAGATGGAGAGGCGGTGTGAGATGGCTGGGCAGAGGGGAAGGCCTTCTCTTGTCACTGATCTCTTGGGTGACCCAAAATGTCGCATTCGGCATTTCCCAACACACATAATGCTC GTTGCACCATACGGAGAACAAAAGGAAATTGTGGGTGTCATAAGGGGTTGTGTAAAAAAGGTAACAAGAGGGAATTCAGTGTTTGTGAAGCTGGCTTATATCCTGGGACTAAGGGTCTCTCCCATGCACag GAGGCTTGGCATTGGTACAAAACTAGTGAAACATTTAGAAGAATGGTGCAAGCAAAAGGGAGCAGAATATGCATACATGGCCACAGACTGCACCAACGAGGCCTCAATCAATTTGTTCACACTAAAATGCTCATACCAAAAATTTCGCACACCCACCGTTTTAGGTCAGCCAGTTCACGCCCACTACAAACCAATACCTTCCAGCATTGCCATTGTTCGACTACCCGTCTGCCTAGCCGAGTCGATCTACCGTCAAATTTATGCCCATTCTGAATTCTTCCCAGAAGATATGGATGTCATTTTATCTAGTGCCTTAAATTTGGGCACCTTCATGGCGCTGCCCAAAAAATACCTTGCGAAATGGGACCCACAGAAAAGCACTTTTCCCCCTGGTGCTTTTGCCATCCTAAGCGTTTGGAACACCAAAGAAGTGTTCAAGCTACAAGTGAAAGGAATGTCGAAGTTGGCGCGCGCATGTTGCGTGGGAAGTAGGCTAGTGGATGCATGGCTTCCATGGCTGAGACTGCCTTCATTTCCAAACGTTTTTAAGCAGTTCGGGGTGTATTTTATGTACGGATTACATGCGGAGGGCAAGCACGGGTTGCGGTTGATGAAGGATTTGTGCAACTTTGTGCACAATGTGGGTAGGGATGACCATGGATGTGCTGCCGTGGTGGCGGAGGTGAGCCAGAGAGACCCAGTTAGAGAGGCAATCCCacattggagaaaattttcATGGGCTGAGGACATGTGGTGTGTCAAGAAGCTCACAGAAGCCAAGCAAGGACTGCCGTCACCATCGGATTGGATTAACTCCCGACCGTCTTCACCAATGATTTTTGTTGACCCTCGTGACTTTTAA